One genomic region from bacterium encodes:
- a CDS encoding glucose-1-phosphate adenylyltransferase yields MQSVLAIILGGGRGTRLYPLTKMRAKPAVPLAGKYRLIDIPVSNCINSGIRSIYVLTQFNSASLNRHINQTYHFSLLSDGFVEILAAQQTPEHSQWFQGTADAVRQYVSTIQEQKVDDILVLSGDHLYSMDYGPFLEAHRCSGADLTISVVPVAAEAAPGFGILRVEGKGRVVEFREKPRSREELEGMSMAGGAPGLAGEVPAATPYLASMGVYLFRKEVLIRLLQEKSGLADFSKEIIPSKVDELNIQGYLYNGYWEDIGTIESFYHANMALLAQPRPSFDFFDARHPVYARPRFLPPTSIAQSTVENSMLCEGCRIAGAHIIHSIVGIRSQIDADVRIEDCLLMGADYYQTAEERAADLAGGKPPVGIGAGSVIKRAIIDKNARIGKEVRIVNRAGISEAERESEGIWISKGIIIIMKNAVIKDGTQL; encoded by the coding sequence ATGCAAAGCGTCCTGGCCATCATTCTTGGTGGAGGAAGAGGGACCCGTCTTTACCCTCTAACCAAGATGCGTGCCAAGCCGGCAGTGCCCTTGGCCGGAAAATACCGGCTCATTGATATCCCGGTGAGCAATTGTATCAACTCCGGCATCCGGTCGATCTATGTCCTGACGCAATTCAACTCCGCTTCCCTTAATCGCCATATCAATCAGACCTATCACTTTTCCCTCCTGAGCGATGGTTTTGTCGAAATCCTCGCGGCACAACAGACACCCGAGCATTCCCAGTGGTTTCAGGGCACGGCCGATGCGGTGCGGCAATATGTGTCCACCATTCAGGAACAGAAAGTGGACGATATCCTTGTGCTTTCGGGGGATCATCTATACAGCATGGACTATGGACCTTTTCTCGAGGCGCACCGCTGCAGCGGCGCTGATTTGACGATATCAGTGGTGCCGGTTGCAGCGGAAGCGGCGCCCGGGTTTGGTATTTTACGGGTGGAGGGCAAGGGCCGGGTGGTTGAATTCCGCGAAAAGCCCAGAAGCAGGGAGGAGTTGGAGGGCATGTCCATGGCCGGCGGGGCGCCGGGACTGGCCGGTGAGGTTCCGGCCGCGACGCCGTATCTGGCTTCGATGGGTGTATATCTTTTCCGCAAAGAGGTACTGATCCGGTTGCTGCAAGAGAAAAGCGGTCTTGCGGATTTCAGCAAGGAGATTATTCCCTCCAAGGTGGATGAGCTGAACATTCAGGGCTATCTCTACAACGGATACTGGGAAGACATCGGCACGATAGAGTCGTTTTACCACGCCAATATGGCGCTGCTGGCGCAGCCACGCCCCAGTTTTGATTTTTTTGATGCCCGGCATCCGGTTTATGCCCGACCACGGTTTTTGCCGCCCACATCGATCGCACAAAGCACGGTTGAAAATTCGATGCTCTGTGAGGGCTGCCGCATCGCCGGTGCGCATATCATTCATTCTATCGTCGGCATCCGCAGCCAGATCGATGCCGACGTGCGCATCGAGGATTGTCTGCTGATGGGGGCGGATTACTATCAGACCGCGGAGGAGCGTGCGGCCGACCTGGCCGGCGGGAAGCCGCCGGTGGGCATCGGCGCGGGCAGCGTCATCAAGCGTGCCATTATCGATAAAAATGCGCGCATTGGCAAGGAGGTACGGATTGTCAACCGTGCCGGAATCAGTGAGGCAGAACGCGAAAGCGAAGGCATCTGGATCAGCAAAGGTATCATCATCATTATGAAAAATGCCGTCATCAAGGATGGTACGCAACTGTAA
- a CDS encoding glycosyltransferase — protein sequence MTPKLSIILYAHPRMPYEIPAFARMIVSLQNQYEQNFEVLVFGDHADARAITEKAGYTFLPSVLDHKAKALNVALRQCRGEYVLICSNETNALEFKRSATKFYAMAMDRHPETSLLYSDYDLIDKGIHKERKLQEWHPGRLTEAWDTGYCLLYSRRFLESAGFCDERYRFNPLNDLRFKAMESGKILHISNRFNGVPYLVFAAEQGLDVFAYLKAGKEVQLENEQILTEHLKRIKAYLAPGAHYHKVEYTPEEEATFKTCIAAVVIPVYNRPEFIGPAIESVQAQTVQNIEIVVVCNGGEQDPTIAEIRRYQPGGDHYSAHKPPVRLIIHDMNVLGLCFNDALQTSRAKYYVQLDSDDLLFPEAIEKILRVYDQDERIGMVIGSYQVFEKKADGRIEPVLVDGKPFIVTHDEWTEENGRNNLLRIGGAGAPRSIKIKVLKELGWFGMNDAPYSRNYGEDYELVNKCAERFRIGRVWDPIYKVVRHSGGTDHMIDQVTIDVNENAKDYMRLVALRRRQKLNGLEPTV from the coding sequence ATGACGCCAAAACTCTCCATCATCCTCTATGCCCATCCCAGGATGCCTTATGAGATCCCGGCCTTCGCCCGAATGATCGTTTCCTTGCAGAACCAGTATGAGCAAAATTTTGAGGTGCTCGTTTTTGGCGACCACGCCGACGCGCGCGCCATCACCGAAAAGGCCGGCTATACCTTCCTGCCCTCCGTTCTCGACCACAAGGCCAAAGCCCTGAATGTCGCCTTGCGCCAGTGCCGGGGCGAGTATGTGCTAATTTGCAGCAATGAAACCAACGCCCTGGAATTCAAGCGCTCCGCGACCAAATTCTACGCCATGGCCATGGACCGCCATCCCGAAACCAGCCTGCTCTATTCTGATTATGACCTGATCGACAAGGGTATTCACAAGGAGCGCAAACTGCAGGAGTGGCACCCTGGCCGCCTCACCGAGGCCTGGGACACCGGTTATTGCCTCCTCTACAGCCGCCGGTTTCTCGAGTCCGCCGGATTTTGTGATGAGCGCTATCGCTTCAATCCGCTCAACGATCTCCGCTTCAAGGCCATGGAATCCGGCAAGATCCTGCACATCTCCAACCGATTTAACGGCGTCCCCTATCTCGTCTTTGCCGCGGAACAGGGACTTGATGTTTTTGCCTACCTCAAGGCTGGCAAAGAGGTGCAGCTGGAGAATGAGCAGATCCTCACCGAACATCTGAAACGCATCAAGGCCTACCTGGCCCCGGGAGCGCATTATCACAAGGTGGAGTATACCCCGGAGGAAGAGGCCACCTTTAAAACCTGCATCGCTGCGGTCGTGATCCCGGTTTACAACCGCCCCGAGTTCATCGGTCCGGCGATCGAGTCGGTGCAGGCGCAAACGGTACAGAATATCGAGATCGTCGTCGTCTGCAACGGAGGCGAGCAAGACCCCACCATCGCAGAAATCCGGCGCTACCAGCCCGGTGGTGATCACTACTCGGCCCACAAACCGCCTGTGCGCCTCATCATCCACGATATGAATGTCCTCGGGCTCTGTTTCAACGATGCCCTGCAAACCTCCCGTGCCAAATACTATGTCCAGCTGGACTCCGATGATCTCCTCTTCCCAGAAGCCATCGAAAAAATCCTGCGGGTGTATGACCAGGACGAGCGGATCGGAATGGTGATTGGCTCTTATCAGGTCTTTGAAAAAAAGGCTGATGGCCGGATTGAACCCGTATTGGTCGACGGCAAGCCCTTTATAGTGACGCATGATGAATGGACCGAAGAGAACGGCCGCAACAACCTTTTGCGAATCGGCGGCGCCGGCGCTCCCCGTTCTATTAAAATCAAGGTTCTCAAGGAATTGGGCTGGTTCGGAATGAACGATGCCCCCTACTCGCGCAACTATGGCGAGGATTATGAACTGGTCAACAAGTGCGCTGAACGCTTTCGGATCGGCCGTGTCTGGGATCCCATTTACAAAGTCGTGCGCCACAGCGGCGGCACCGACCACATGATCGATCAGGTGACGATTGATGTCAACGAGAATGCCAAGGATTACATGCGTCTGGTGGCACTGCGGCGCCGTCAGAAACTGAATGGCCTTGAACCAACCGTATAG
- the glmM gene encoding phosphoglucosamine mutase has translation MSELKNLMISVSGVRGIVGDGLTPAVALHFAQAYGSQYGPGRIVVGRDSRVTGDLIKYAVWAGLLATGCDVVDIGMTTTPTTAMATGHDANAGGIIITASHNPREWNALKLLAADGLFLSSEEGARILERVRNQDFCFAAWDRVGRVIAHTTAAAEHLDAIERLALVDPALIRRRHFKVVADPCNGAGGTILPQLLERLGCETHFLNLEPHGRFPRSPEPVAANLGELCAAVKTHGADLGIAVDPDVDRLALVSEQGIPLGEEYTLALVTDFVLSHTPGDVVINASTSLATEEAALQHGSRVHRTPVGEIHVATQARAVHAVIAGEGNGGVIYPALHLGRDALVGITLILQLLAENNETLSQRQARLPQYVMVKDRIDLPFDADARNLVARLASRHAGERIDRTDGLKFLYDHAWVHIRASNTEPIIRVIAEARSDSEAHERVEALKQEFAAL, from the coding sequence GTGTCCGAGCTGAAAAACCTGATGATCTCGGTTTCCGGGGTGCGCGGCATCGTCGGGGACGGGCTGACACCTGCGGTCGCCCTGCATTTTGCCCAGGCCTACGGCTCCCAGTATGGCCCCGGACGCATTGTCGTTGGCCGCGATTCCCGGGTCACCGGCGATCTCATCAAGTATGCGGTGTGGGCGGGCCTTCTGGCGACCGGTTGTGACGTCGTCGACATCGGCATGACCACCACTCCGACCACAGCCATGGCCACGGGACACGACGCCAACGCCGGGGGCATCATCATCACCGCCAGCCACAATCCGCGCGAATGGAACGCGCTGAAACTGCTGGCAGCGGATGGCCTGTTTCTTAGCTCCGAGGAGGGCGCTCGGATTCTGGAGCGGGTCCGCAATCAGGACTTTTGTTTTGCCGCCTGGGACCGGGTGGGCCGGGTCATTGCCCATACCACCGCGGCGGCCGAGCATCTCGATGCCATTGAGCGCCTCGCACTGGTCGATCCCGCTCTGATCCGCCGTCGCCACTTCAAGGTGGTCGCCGATCCCTGTAACGGCGCTGGCGGCACCATTCTGCCGCAACTGCTGGAACGCCTCGGGTGTGAAACCCATTTCCTCAACCTCGAGCCCCACGGGCGCTTTCCACGCAGTCCAGAACCGGTCGCAGCCAACCTCGGCGAACTCTGCGCAGCAGTGAAAACCCATGGCGCCGATCTTGGCATCGCCGTTGATCCCGATGTAGACCGCCTGGCCCTAGTCTCCGAGCAGGGCATTCCGCTCGGTGAGGAATACACCCTGGCCCTGGTGACCGACTTTGTCCTTTCCCATACGCCCGGAGATGTGGTCATCAACGCCTCGACCTCTCTGGCCACCGAGGAAGCGGCCCTGCAACATGGCAGCCGGGTACACCGCACTCCCGTGGGGGAGATCCATGTGGCGACACAAGCCCGGGCGGTCCACGCCGTCATCGCCGGCGAAGGCAACGGCGGGGTGATCTATCCAGCGCTCCATCTCGGCCGCGATGCTCTGGTCGGCATCACCCTCATCCTGCAGTTGCTGGCCGAAAATAATGAAACACTCTCTCAACGGCAGGCCCGCCTGCCGCAGTATGTCATGGTCAAAGACCGGATCGATCTCCCCTTTGACGCCGATGCCAGAAACCTTGTGGCCCGGCTCGCATCGCGTCATGCAGGGGAACGGATCGATCGAACCGATGGACTTAAATTCCTTTATGATCACGCCTGGGTCCATATCCGGGCCTCCAATACCGAGCCGATTATTCGCGTCATCGCCGAAGCCCGGAGCGATTCCGAAGCCCATGAGCGGGTCGAGGCCCTTAAACAGGAATTCGCTGCATTATAA